From Amycolatopsis sp. YIM 10, the proteins below share one genomic window:
- a CDS encoding NPP1 family protein, with protein MRTHTGSPRPRTEPAGRRWRGRTSFAAKSLVGAAVLTLALPPALAFADPPRALPSSVAEPDGKWQPAFDYDTDGCYPTPAIGPDGTIAPGLNNSGALNGNCRDQSDLDNTNSYARSKCNNGWCAYLYDLYFEKDQAVPGLDAFGHRHDIEHVVVWVQDDQARYVSTSEHGNYAKHAAADVRWEGTHAKIVYHKDGASTHCFRKAGTGDEPPENHYGTWQYPDLVSWNNFPAGIRDKLVSADFGSASLAIKDGAFESNLEKAKPDGIPFDPRA; from the coding sequence ATGCGTACTCACACCGGCAGTCCACGGCCACGGACCGAACCGGCAGGCCGCCGGTGGCGGGGCAGGACCTCCTTCGCGGCCAAGTCGCTGGTCGGCGCGGCCGTGCTGACCCTGGCCCTGCCCCCGGCGCTGGCCTTCGCGGATCCGCCCCGCGCCCTGCCCTCCAGCGTCGCCGAGCCCGACGGCAAGTGGCAGCCCGCCTTCGACTACGACACCGACGGCTGCTACCCCACGCCCGCGATCGGCCCCGACGGCACCATCGCCCCCGGGTTGAACAACTCGGGCGCGCTCAACGGCAACTGCCGTGATCAGTCCGATTTGGACAACACGAACTCCTACGCGCGCTCCAAGTGCAACAACGGCTGGTGCGCCTACCTCTACGACCTGTACTTCGAGAAGGACCAGGCGGTGCCCGGCCTCGACGCCTTCGGCCACCGGCACGACATCGAGCACGTGGTGGTCTGGGTGCAGGACGACCAGGCCCGGTACGTGTCCACCTCGGAGCACGGCAACTACGCCAAGCACGCCGCCGCGGACGTGCGGTGGGAAGGCACCCACGCCAAGATCGTCTACCACAAGGACGGCGCGAGCACGCACTGCTTCCGCAAGGCGGGCACCGGGGACGAGCCGCCGGAGAACCACTACGGCACCTGGCAGTACCCGGACCTGGTGAGCTGGAACAACTTCCCGGCGGGCATCCGCGACAAGCTCGTCTCGGCCGACTTCGGCAGCGCCAGCCTGGCGATCAAGGACGGCGCCTTCGAGTCGAACCTGGAGAAGGCCAAGCCGGACGGCATCCCGTTCGATCCCCGAGCCTAA
- a CDS encoding MEDS domain-containing protein, translating to MRAAGQDPTMSYGHIGVVVDSPEDHDELVGLSRARGGRAGEKVIVVGSAEPWGRGADLLAPFSLGAGLVGGLRTEVSLAQREGFRGLRVVADMQELGLDSLSARELVEFELDLDRVVSEAGATMVCVYRNGGFTPGEVGAAMCAHPLGFGANRDDRGFRMGSAGRGEWRVSGEIDGHNADLFELAMQTAAGMSARMRLTFDDLRFIDVAGMRVLARVAAAFPDLRLTLVDPPASFLRCWEVFGLGTPGPARAKMRVELLR from the coding sequence GTGAGGGCGGCCGGGCAGGATCCGACGATGTCGTACGGGCACATCGGAGTGGTGGTTGACTCGCCGGAGGACCACGACGAACTGGTCGGCCTGTCGCGGGCGCGGGGCGGGCGTGCCGGAGAGAAGGTGATCGTGGTCGGCTCGGCCGAGCCTTGGGGCCGCGGCGCCGACCTGCTGGCGCCGTTCTCGCTGGGCGCGGGACTGGTCGGCGGCCTGCGGACGGAGGTGAGCCTCGCGCAGCGCGAGGGTTTCCGCGGTCTCCGCGTGGTCGCCGACATGCAGGAACTCGGCCTGGACTCGCTGTCCGCGCGTGAGCTGGTGGAATTCGAGCTGGACCTGGACCGGGTGGTCAGCGAAGCGGGCGCCACCATGGTCTGCGTGTACCGCAACGGGGGATTCACCCCGGGCGAAGTGGGCGCGGCGATGTGCGCGCACCCGCTCGGGTTCGGCGCGAACCGCGATGACCGCGGGTTCCGGATGGGCAGCGCGGGCCGGGGTGAATGGCGGGTCAGCGGCGAGATCGACGGCCACAACGCCGATCTGTTCGAGCTGGCGATGCAGACCGCGGCCGGCATGTCCGCGCGGATGCGGCTGACCTTCGACGACCTGCGGTTCATCGACGTGGCCGGGATGCGGGTGCTGGCCAGGGTGGCCGCCGCCTTCCCCGACCTCCGGCTGACCCTGGTCGACCCGCCCGCCTCGTTCCTGCGGTGCTGGGAGGTCTTCGGGCTGGGCACGCCGGGACCCGCCCGCGCGAAGATGCGGGTGGAACTGCTCCGCTGA
- a CDS encoding sulfite exporter TauE/SafE family protein: MTIGVVVLAVPVGLLIGAVGVGGVLLPPALVHLAGLDVHTAAGTSSWAFLFTGVVGTLAYARNASMPWPLANRLALGAAPAAAAGALVNGLVSPLVVWLALGSITLGAGVHRLRARGGGERTRLPPATSLATGAVVGFGSALTGTGGPVLLVPVLVLLGVAPLAAVAAGQLIQVPLAAFAVLGYGTTGSVHFGLGALLGVVAAAAVVAGARFARRLPAERLRQVSACILVGVGLFLFAQPALALW, encoded by the coding sequence GTGACGATCGGGGTGGTGGTGCTCGCGGTGCCGGTGGGGCTGCTCATCGGCGCGGTCGGCGTCGGCGGAGTACTGCTGCCGCCCGCGCTGGTGCACCTGGCCGGGCTCGACGTGCACACCGCGGCGGGCACCAGCAGCTGGGCGTTCCTGTTCACCGGCGTGGTCGGCACGCTGGCCTACGCGCGGAACGCGAGCATGCCGTGGCCGCTGGCGAACCGGCTGGCGCTGGGCGCGGCCCCGGCGGCGGCCGCGGGTGCGCTGGTCAACGGGCTGGTCTCACCGCTGGTGGTGTGGCTGGCACTGGGTTCGATCACGCTCGGCGCCGGGGTGCACCGGCTGCGCGCCCGCGGCGGCGGTGAACGCACGCGCCTGCCCCCGGCCACCTCACTGGCCACCGGCGCCGTGGTCGGTTTCGGCTCGGCGCTGACCGGCACCGGCGGCCCGGTGCTGCTGGTGCCGGTGCTGGTGCTGCTCGGCGTGGCCCCGCTCGCCGCGGTCGCGGCCGGTCAGCTCATCCAGGTGCCGCTGGCCGCGTTCGCGGTGCTCGGCTACGGCACCACCGGATCCGTCCACTTCGGACTCGGCGCGCTGCTCGGGGTGGTCGCGGCGGCGGCCGTGGTCGCGGGCGCCCGGTTCGCGCGGCGGCTGCCCGCCGAGCGGCTGCGCCAGGTGTCCGCCTGCATCCTGGTCGGCGTGGGGCTGTTCCTGTTCGCCCAACCGGCGCTGGCGCTGTGGTGA
- a CDS encoding Asp23/Gls24 family envelope stress response protein yields the protein MAMNQAAESYPLPCGRDVETVWDRLDEVESGRADEHDLSCEHCRAAREGLLVLRTLTGELAREVVEPPPDLLGRIMSAVRAEVRRHDLLPLPTPEPGQARVSDRAVAAILRFAADSVDGVRARGCRVDVTVSGAFDVRLDLAVSYHAFAADALDTVRERVSAAAVARVGVSLAQLDVRVADLYED from the coding sequence GTGGCGATGAACCAGGCTGCCGAGTCCTACCCGCTGCCCTGCGGACGGGACGTCGAGACGGTGTGGGACCGGCTCGACGAGGTGGAATCGGGGCGGGCCGACGAGCACGACCTCTCGTGCGAGCACTGCCGGGCCGCCAGGGAAGGCCTGCTGGTGCTGCGCACGCTCACCGGGGAACTGGCCAGGGAGGTGGTCGAGCCGCCGCCGGACCTGCTCGGCCGGATCATGTCGGCGGTGCGGGCCGAGGTCCGCAGGCACGACCTGCTGCCGCTGCCCACTCCCGAGCCGGGCCAGGCGCGGGTCAGCGACCGGGCGGTGGCCGCGATCCTGCGGTTCGCCGCGGACAGCGTGGACGGCGTGCGAGCCAGGGGCTGCCGGGTCGATGTCACCGTCAGCGGTGCCTTCGACGTGCGACTGGATCTCGCGGTGAGTTATCACGCCTTCGCCGCGGACGCGCTGGACACCGTGCGGGAGCGGGTTTCGGCCGCGGCGGTGGCGCGGGTCGGGGTGAGCCTGGCCCAGCTGGACGTCCGGGTCGCCGATCTGTACGAGGACTGA
- a CDS encoding DUF397 domain-containing protein, producing MPAELLAGAQWRKSSRSGAVGNCVEVAPLANGEIAVRNSRFPTGPALIYTQAEMAAFLAGAKDGEFDDVLS from the coding sequence ATGCCGGCCGAGTTGCTGGCCGGTGCGCAGTGGCGCAAGAGCTCCCGCAGTGGTGCGGTGGGCAACTGCGTGGAGGTCGCTCCGCTGGCCAATGGGGAGATCGCGGTCCGCAACTCGCGGTTCCCGACCGGTCCGGCCCTGATCTACACGCAGGCCGAGATGGCAGCCTTCCTCGCCGGCGCCAAGGACGGCGAGTTCGACGACGTACTGAGCTGA
- a CDS encoding GNAT family N-acetyltransferase has translation MNDVAPRPRPATSADAAAIARIWYPGWRDAHLGNVPDALLAVRTEASFGERAARRVIDPATRTAVAEAGGEVAGFVMVVDDEVEQVYVSAGHRGSGVAGLLLAEAERLVAGNGHRSAWLAVVAGNTRARRFYERHGWADEGLFDHAAPHEDGPITVPAHRYVKPVTRPR, from the coding sequence ATGAACGACGTGGCACCGAGACCGCGCCCGGCCACCTCGGCGGACGCGGCGGCCATCGCGCGGATCTGGTACCCCGGCTGGCGCGACGCCCACCTGGGCAACGTGCCGGACGCGCTGCTCGCGGTGCGGACCGAGGCATCCTTCGGCGAGCGCGCGGCGCGGCGGGTGATCGACCCGGCCACGCGCACCGCGGTCGCCGAGGCCGGGGGAGAGGTCGCCGGGTTCGTGATGGTGGTCGATGACGAAGTCGAGCAGGTCTACGTCTCGGCCGGGCACCGCGGCTCCGGCGTGGCCGGTCTGCTGCTGGCCGAGGCGGAACGTCTGGTCGCCGGGAACGGCCACCGGTCCGCCTGGCTGGCCGTGGTCGCGGGCAACACCAGGGCGCGGCGGTTCTACGAACGCCACGGCTGGGCCGACGAGGGCCTGTTCGACCACGCGGCGCCGCACGAGGACGGCCCGATCACCGTCCCCGCGCACCGCTACGTCAAACCCGTCACGCGGCCTCGGTGA
- a CDS encoding hemolysin family protein produces MSGLSPLTASLISAAIIALSAFFVAIEFALMAARRYRLEEAAVTSASARAALKSARELSLLLAGSQLGITLCTLALGAIAKPAVHDVLTPVMEGWGLPAATADIVAFVLSLVVVTFLHLVVGEMAPKSWAIAHPERSATLLAIPMRGFMRVTRPLLVGLNNMANWCLRRVGVQPVDEMSAGRTADDLRQLVDHSAKAGALAPERRDQLATALELNSRPLREITRPRADVAGVPSEASVETIREVARASGHLRLVVFDGETPIGVVHVRDALKPGGTAGELMRPVLTFDAGTAIYLALNTMRDSRNHLALVESDGELIGLVTLRDLLDRLLVTEAA; encoded by the coding sequence ATGAGTGGCCTGAGCCCGCTGACGGCTTCGCTGATCTCGGCGGCGATCATCGCGCTGAGCGCGTTCTTCGTCGCCATCGAGTTCGCGCTGATGGCCGCGCGCCGGTACCGGCTGGAGGAAGCCGCCGTGACCAGCGCTTCGGCGCGCGCGGCGCTCAAGAGCGCCCGCGAACTTTCCTTGCTGCTGGCCGGATCGCAGCTCGGCATCACCCTGTGCACGCTGGCGCTGGGCGCGATCGCCAAGCCGGCCGTGCACGACGTGCTGACCCCGGTGATGGAGGGCTGGGGCCTGCCCGCGGCCACCGCCGACATCGTCGCGTTTGTGCTGTCGCTGGTGGTGGTCACCTTCCTGCACCTGGTGGTCGGTGAGATGGCGCCCAAGTCGTGGGCCATCGCGCACCCGGAGCGCTCGGCCACCCTGCTCGCGATCCCGATGCGCGGTTTCATGCGCGTGACGCGGCCACTGCTGGTGGGACTGAACAACATGGCGAACTGGTGCCTGCGCCGGGTCGGCGTGCAGCCGGTCGACGAAATGAGTGCCGGGCGCACCGCCGACGACCTGCGCCAACTGGTCGACCACTCGGCGAAGGCGGGCGCTCTCGCGCCCGAGCGGCGCGACCAACTGGCCACGGCGCTGGAGTTGAATTCCCGGCCGCTGCGCGAAATCACCCGTCCCCGGGCGGACGTCGCCGGTGTGCCGTCGGAGGCGTCGGTGGAAACCATCCGGGAGGTGGCGCGCGCCAGCGGTCACCTGCGGCTCGTGGTGTTCGACGGGGAGACGCCGATCGGGGTGGTCCACGTGCGTGACGCGCTCAAACCGGGCGGCACGGCGGGCGAACTGATGCGGCCGGTGCTCACCTTCGACGCCGGCACGGCGATCTATCTCGCGCTGAACACCATGCGGGACAGCCGGAACCATCTGGCGCTGGTGGAGTCCGACGGTGAGCTGATCGGCCTGGTCACCCTGCGCGACCTGCTCGACCGGCTGCTCGTCACCGAGGCCGCGTGA
- a CDS encoding Asp23/Gls24 family envelope stress response protein, with protein sequence MSTATTPAIAPKAESKASVELVKTDGKLVTEQGVTSIADTVVRKIAGLAAREVGGVHALGGGAARAISALRERIPGASASAGQGVSVEVGEKQTAVDLQIVVEYGAGIADVSRAVRRNVIIAIEHMTGLEVVEVNIHVHDLHLPDDDHPTTPTRVR encoded by the coding sequence ATGAGCACCGCCACCACCCCCGCCATCGCGCCGAAGGCCGAGAGCAAGGCTTCGGTGGAACTGGTGAAGACCGACGGCAAGCTGGTCACCGAGCAGGGCGTCACTTCCATCGCCGACACCGTGGTGCGGAAGATCGCCGGCCTGGCCGCGCGCGAGGTCGGCGGCGTGCACGCACTCGGCGGCGGTGCGGCGCGGGCGATCAGCGCCCTGCGCGAGCGGATCCCGGGCGCCTCGGCGAGTGCCGGGCAGGGCGTCTCGGTCGAGGTGGGGGAGAAGCAGACCGCCGTCGACCTGCAGATCGTGGTGGAGTACGGCGCCGGCATCGCCGACGTCTCACGCGCCGTGCGACGCAACGTGATCATCGCCATCGAGCACATGACCGGCCTCGAAGTGGTCGAGGTGAACATCCACGTCCACGACCTCCACCTCCCCGACGACGATCACCCCACCACCCCCACCCGAGTCCGGTAA
- a CDS encoding Asp23/Gls24 family envelope stress response protein: MTIGEWVIGEPVVAAVAAAAAAGVPGVARLEPGVLGLVGSLGRTLRQQVKGLDPAPTEGVRVSYEDNAEVRLEVDLVLSGSEQVAAVAQAVQRAVAGAVTAATGLAVASVSVAVLDVELRGGW, from the coding sequence GTGACGATCGGCGAATGGGTGATCGGCGAGCCGGTGGTGGCCGCGGTGGCGGCGGCCGCGGCCGCCGGGGTGCCCGGCGTGGCCCGGCTCGAACCGGGTGTGCTCGGCCTGGTCGGTTCGCTGGGGCGCACGCTGCGCCAGCAGGTGAAGGGCTTGGACCCGGCGCCGACCGAAGGGGTCAGGGTCAGCTACGAGGACAACGCCGAGGTGCGGCTGGAGGTCGATCTGGTGCTGTCCGGGTCGGAACAGGTGGCCGCGGTGGCGCAGGCGGTGCAGCGCGCGGTGGCCGGCGCGGTGACCGCGGCGACCGGGCTCGCGGTGGCCTCGGTTTCGGTCGCGGTACTGGATGTCGAGCTGCGGGGTGGCTGGTGA
- a CDS encoding STAS domain-containing protein encodes MVWSATPEVHGGVLILALTGELDLAVVDELTGALEEAFERGTHGLVVDMIGVSFCDSSCLHALLRIARRTQAAERGFGLVAVSPAIVRPVTVLNLTQALPISASVNEAVAHVRRR; translated from the coding sequence ATGGTGTGGTCGGCCACGCCGGAGGTGCACGGCGGTGTCCTGATCCTCGCGCTCACCGGAGAGCTGGACCTGGCGGTGGTCGACGAGCTCACCGGGGCGCTGGAAGAGGCGTTCGAGCGCGGTACCCACGGGCTGGTGGTGGACATGATCGGCGTGAGCTTCTGCGATTCCAGTTGCCTGCACGCGTTGCTGCGCATCGCCCGCCGCACCCAGGCGGCCGAGCGCGGGTTCGGCCTGGTGGCGGTGTCCCCGGCGATCGTCCGCCCGGTCACCGTGCTCAACCTGACCCAGGCACTGCCGATCTCGGCGAGCGTCAACGAGGCGGTGGCACACGTCCGGCGGCGCTGA
- a CDS encoding erythromycin esterase family protein, whose product MPLPESVRPLPLTGIASLVGDAKVVAIGENNHYIREFGQLRAQLLRSLVTELGFSVLAYESGFAEGELADEWIHGAPGEPEVVARNGFTFRFGEPAEVRGMLGWLREHNAGGGRVRFAGLDLPGAGGSALPALAKVRDYLAPRGSTEPADAAIEATASYQSANNSVAFARYSELDDTERDAATAALARLLLQLDAMPDKDPQHLVARHHALGALRLDEHLREFIVLGAAQAPAKVVSSRDVYHAETVRLLRELHGPEARIVLMMHNAHIQRVPMELLPGIRADSAGTHLAGPDYVAIGVTATGGTTTDTELDDHAPEGFDVVGRPAGPPAEDSIEAAVAGQEPVLLDLRAARGAAGDTDIPGRIRHVTTHLAVDLPAAFDAVVCLPGMTPDPLTTPR is encoded by the coding sequence ATGCCGTTGCCGGAGTCCGTGCGCCCGTTGCCGCTGACCGGGATCGCCTCGCTCGTGGGTGACGCCAAGGTCGTGGCCATCGGGGAGAACAACCACTACATCCGCGAGTTCGGGCAGCTCCGCGCCCAGCTCCTCCGCTCGCTGGTGACCGAACTCGGGTTCAGCGTGCTCGCCTACGAATCGGGCTTCGCCGAGGGCGAACTCGCCGACGAGTGGATCCACGGCGCCCCGGGCGAGCCGGAGGTGGTGGCGCGCAACGGGTTCACCTTCCGCTTCGGCGAGCCCGCCGAGGTGCGTGGAATGCTCGGCTGGCTTCGTGAGCACAACGCCGGTGGCGGCCGGGTGCGCTTCGCCGGGCTGGATCTGCCTGGCGCGGGCGGGTCCGCGCTCCCGGCGCTGGCCAAGGTGCGTGACTACCTCGCCCCGCGCGGGTCCACCGAGCCGGCGGACGCCGCCATCGAAGCGACCGCGTCCTACCAGAGCGCCAACAACAGCGTCGCCTTCGCTCGGTACAGCGAACTGGACGACACCGAGCGCGACGCGGCCACCGCCGCCCTCGCGCGACTGCTGCTCCAACTCGACGCGATGCCCGACAAGGACCCCCAGCACCTGGTCGCCCGCCACCACGCGCTCGGCGCGCTCCGCCTGGACGAGCACCTGCGCGAGTTCATCGTGCTCGGCGCGGCCCAGGCGCCCGCGAAGGTCGTCTCCTCCCGGGACGTCTACCACGCCGAGACCGTCCGCCTGCTACGCGAGTTGCACGGGCCCGAAGCCCGCATCGTGCTGATGATGCACAACGCCCACATCCAGCGCGTGCCGATGGAACTCCTGCCAGGCATCCGGGCCGATTCCGCGGGCACCCACCTCGCCGGGCCCGACTACGTGGCGATCGGCGTCACCGCGACCGGCGGCACCACCACCGACACCGAACTCGACGACCACGCGCCCGAGGGGTTCGACGTCGTCGGACGACCGGCCGGACCGCCCGCCGAGGACAGCATCGAGGCCGCGGTCGCCGGGCAGGAGCCGGTACTGCTGGACCTCCGCGCGGCCCGAGGCGCGGCCGGAGACACAGACATCCCCGGGAGGATCCGGCATGTCACGACCCATTTGGCGGTAGACCTGCCCGCCGCCTTCGACGCTGTCGTCTGCCTACCAGGGATGACGCCGGACCCGCTGACGACCCCGCGCTGA
- a CDS encoding hemolysin family protein, translating to MVVVNILVGVFVVLLLTAATGYFVAQEFGYMAVDRSRLKARAAAGDRGAERALGITRRTSFMLSGAQLGITVTGLLVGYVAEPMIGAGIGTLLGGVGVPQAVGVAVGTVLALVFSTLVQMLFGELFPKNLAIARPEPVARRLAFSTRLYLGAFGWLIHLFDKASNLLLKALRIEPVHDVEHAATPRDLEHIVAESRDSGDLSGELSILLDRTLELHDRTAEHAMIPRPQVTAISGKATLAEAVDLMAGGHSRLPVLGESVDDVLGVLWLHDVLACDDPERTVAGLARDAVVVPASLPLPGVLTRLRASGDEFACVMDEYGGLAGVITLEDIAEELVGEITDEHDPEHEDQALADNGGWLIPGTTHVDEVERLLGHDLPDGDYETLGGLVIAELGRLPEPGDTVRVALPAGIDEDGARLTAEVREIERHVPALLWVGLSSADTEVPR from the coding sequence ATGGTGGTGGTCAACATCCTCGTCGGCGTGTTCGTCGTACTCCTGCTGACCGCCGCGACCGGCTACTTCGTCGCCCAGGAGTTCGGCTACATGGCCGTGGACCGCTCCCGGCTCAAGGCCCGCGCGGCCGCCGGGGACCGCGGCGCCGAACGCGCGCTCGGCATCACCCGGCGCACCTCGTTCATGCTCTCCGGCGCCCAGCTCGGCATCACCGTGACCGGCCTGCTGGTCGGGTACGTGGCCGAGCCGATGATCGGCGCGGGCATCGGCACCCTGCTCGGCGGCGTCGGTGTGCCCCAAGCCGTCGGCGTCGCGGTGGGCACGGTGCTGGCACTGGTGTTCTCGACGCTGGTGCAGATGCTCTTCGGCGAGCTGTTCCCGAAGAACCTCGCGATCGCCAGGCCGGAACCGGTGGCGCGCCGCCTGGCCTTCTCGACCCGGCTCTACCTCGGCGCCTTCGGCTGGCTGATCCACCTGTTCGACAAGGCGTCCAACCTGCTGCTCAAGGCGTTGCGCATCGAACCGGTGCACGACGTCGAGCACGCCGCCACCCCGCGCGACCTCGAGCACATCGTGGCCGAGTCCCGGGACAGCGGCGACCTCTCCGGCGAGCTGTCGATCCTGCTCGACCGGACGCTCGAACTGCACGACCGGACCGCCGAGCACGCGATGATCCCGCGGCCGCAGGTCACCGCGATCTCCGGGAAGGCGACCCTGGCCGAGGCCGTCGACCTGATGGCGGGCGGGCATTCCCGGCTGCCCGTGCTCGGCGAAAGCGTCGACGACGTGCTCGGCGTGCTGTGGCTGCACGACGTGCTGGCCTGCGACGACCCCGAGCGGACCGTCGCCGGACTCGCCCGCGACGCCGTGGTCGTCCCGGCTTCGCTACCACTGCCCGGCGTGCTGACCCGGCTGCGGGCGTCCGGCGACGAATTCGCCTGCGTGATGGACGAATACGGCGGACTCGCCGGGGTGATCACGCTGGAGGACATCGCCGAAGAACTGGTCGGCGAGATCACCGACGAGCACGATCCCGAGCACGAGGACCAGGCATTGGCCGACAACGGCGGCTGGCTGATCCCCGGCACCACGCACGTGGACGAGGTCGAGCGCCTGCTCGGCCACGACCTGCCCGACGGTGACTACGAAACCCTGGGTGGCCTGGTCATCGCCGAACTGGGCCGGTTGCCCGAACCCGGCGACACCGTGCGCGTCGCGCTGCCCGCCGGGATCGACGAGGACGGGGCCCGGCTCACCGCGGAGGTCCGCGAAATCGAACGGCACGTACCCGCTTTGCTCTGGGTGGGCCTGAGCTCCGCCGACACGGAGGTGCCGCGATGA
- a CDS encoding class I SAM-dependent methyltransferase, whose protein sequence is MTDTPTVDSSNTDQFRSWDGGGGTFWTEYSGRFDEGMAGYHGELLAAADIQPDSVTLDIGCGSGQVTRDAARAAPEGSALGVDLSSPLLDLARTLAAKDQLTNATFVQADAQVHDLGEARFDVAVSRHGTMFFGDRLAAFANIARAIRPGGRFVQLTWQALDRNEGISTFRTIASGGRELPPPPPEAPTPFSMSDPDRVHRLMREAGFADVELTSLTVPMYYGRDVDDAFDFIAGNFASSFDQLADAARSRALDALKVNIAEHLTDRGVLYDAAHWLIHARRT, encoded by the coding sequence GTGACCGATACGCCGACCGTGGACTCGTCCAACACCGATCAGTTCCGCTCCTGGGACGGCGGCGGCGGAACGTTCTGGACCGAGTACTCCGGCCGCTTCGACGAAGGCATGGCCGGCTACCACGGTGAGCTGTTGGCAGCGGCCGATATCCAGCCGGATTCGGTGACACTGGACATCGGCTGCGGCAGCGGCCAGGTCACCCGTGACGCGGCCCGCGCCGCCCCTGAAGGTTCGGCGCTGGGCGTGGACCTGTCGTCGCCGCTGCTGGACCTCGCGCGCACGCTGGCCGCGAAGGACCAGTTGACCAACGCGACGTTCGTCCAAGCGGACGCGCAAGTCCACGACTTGGGCGAGGCGCGCTTCGACGTCGCCGTCAGCCGGCACGGCACGATGTTCTTCGGCGATCGACTGGCGGCGTTCGCCAACATCGCGCGCGCCATCCGGCCAGGCGGCCGATTCGTGCAGCTGACCTGGCAAGCTCTCGACCGCAACGAAGGCATCAGCACCTTCCGCACCATCGCCTCCGGCGGTCGCGAACTACCACCGCCGCCGCCCGAGGCACCGACGCCGTTCTCGATGAGCGACCCCGACCGCGTGCACCGGCTGATGCGCGAAGCCGGCTTCGCCGACGTCGAGCTGACAAGCCTGACCGTCCCCATGTACTACGGCCGGGACGTCGACGACGCGTTCGACTTCATCGCCGGCAACTTTGCCTCGTCATTCGACCAGCTCGCCGACGCAGCCCGGTCCCGCGCGCTCGACGCCCTGAAGGTCAACATCGCCGAACACCTGACCGACCGAGGCGTGCTATACGACGCGGCACACTGGCTCATCCACGCCCGCCGCACCTGA
- a CDS encoding RNA polymerase sigma factor: MSAAPITEGPLDDVTLVARARDGDTQAYEQLVRRYQGPMYGLAVRMLASRGDAEDVVQEVFLTAWRRLGQLQDDGAFVGWLYRATTNRCLNVIRARRPTSAVEPDEQESPVPRPERAVEVGAQLAALSRALQQLTGEQRACWLLREVHGRSYEEIARAVGTTATAVRGRIARARGQLAEVMAPWR, translated from the coding sequence GTGTCAGCCGCGCCCATCACCGAGGGCCCGCTGGACGACGTCACGCTCGTCGCCAGGGCCCGTGACGGTGACACGCAGGCCTATGAGCAGCTCGTGCGCCGTTACCAAGGCCCGATGTACGGGCTCGCGGTGCGTATGCTGGCGAGCCGGGGCGACGCCGAGGACGTCGTGCAGGAGGTCTTCCTGACCGCGTGGCGGCGCCTCGGCCAGCTGCAGGACGACGGGGCCTTCGTCGGCTGGCTGTATCGCGCCACCACCAACCGGTGCCTCAACGTGATCCGCGCGCGGCGGCCGACTTCGGCGGTGGAGCCGGACGAGCAGGAGTCCCCGGTGCCGCGCCCGGAGCGGGCGGTGGAGGTGGGCGCCCAGCTGGCCGCGCTGAGCCGGGCGCTGCAGCAGCTGACCGGGGAGCAACGGGCCTGCTGGCTGCTCAGAGAAGTGCACGGGCGGTCCTACGAGGAGATCGCGCGGGCGGTGGGCACCACGGCCACCGCGGTGCGGGGGCGGATCGCGCGGGCACGCGGACAACTGGCGGAGGTGATGGCGCCGTGGCGATGA